The proteins below come from a single Prosthecobacter sp. SYSU 5D2 genomic window:
- a CDS encoding aminotransferase class IV yields the protein MNPPSILWLNGSLQPAHEARLSPLDHGLLVGDGVFETLVARAGRPFAAHEHYLRLVRSCETTGLHCISEDTFNTSIQAVMQANQLQDARVRITLTSGDGPLGSDRGPGQGTVLVVATPLKPWPPTENVYLAPWTRNSRGAMAGVKSVSYGENVRALLYAKERGCGEAVVANELDQLCEGTGSNIFVVLDGRLKTPPLSSGCLAGITRQLVIEACAKADIPCLEEAMPVSVLEECEEAFLTSSTRDVHPIAMLSGKPLRSPGPVTLAVQKAFAAFTQA from the coding sequence ATGAATCCTCCCTCCATTCTTTGGCTCAATGGCAGCTTGCAGCCAGCTCACGAAGCGCGCCTGTCGCCGCTGGATCACGGCCTACTGGTGGGAGATGGCGTTTTTGAGACCCTCGTCGCCCGTGCGGGCCGGCCCTTCGCCGCTCATGAGCATTATCTCCGTCTGGTCCGTTCCTGTGAGACCACGGGCCTGCATTGCATCAGTGAAGACACCTTCAACACCAGCATCCAGGCCGTCATGCAGGCCAACCAGCTTCAGGATGCCCGTGTCCGCATCACCCTGACCAGTGGCGATGGCCCGCTGGGTTCAGACCGTGGGCCAGGGCAGGGAACGGTTCTCGTCGTCGCCACACCATTAAAACCCTGGCCGCCCACGGAAAACGTTTACCTCGCCCCGTGGACCCGCAACTCACGCGGCGCCATGGCCGGAGTGAAAAGCGTCTCCTATGGGGAAAACGTCCGTGCCTTGCTCTATGCCAAAGAACGCGGCTGCGGGGAGGCGGTCGTGGCCAATGAACTGGACCAGCTTTGTGAAGGCACCGGCTCGAATATCTTCGTCGTCCTGGATGGCCGGTTGAAGACGCCGCCGCTGTCCTCCGGCTGCCTGGCCGGCATCACCCGCCAGCTGGTGATCGAAGCCTGTGCCAAAGCGGACATTCCCTGCCTGGAGGAGGCCATGCCCGTGTCCGTTTTGGAGGAGTGTGAAGAGGCCTTTCTGACCTCCTCAACGCGTGATGTCCACCCCATCGCCATGCTCAGCGGCAAGCCTCTCCGCTCGCCCGGTCCTGTGACCCTGGCAGTCCAGAAAGCCTTTGCCGCTTTCACCCAAGCATAG